A window of Mycolicibacterium holsaticum DSM 44478 = JCM 12374 genomic DNA:
CGGAGCCGAATCCTGCGGTGTGCCTAGCTCTGCCGCCGATCGCGCCAGCGGCACAGCGCCTCGGCCTCGGCGAGGTCGTAGTCGGGACCGTTGGCGCCGACGGTCAGCAGCGTGACCCCGAGGTCGGCCAGCGCGTCGGCCTCGGCGATCAGCGCGTCGATCGTCTTGCCGGACACGCCCGCCGACCGCTCGATCGCGTCGGGATCGCGGCTGACGTCCGAGCAGTGCTGCGCGAGGATCTCGGCTTTGCGGGCATAGCCGGCGCTGCCGCTGAAGGTGTGCCAGATGTCGGCGTGCCTGGCCACCAGCCGCAGCGTCTTCTTCTCCCCCTCCCCGCCGATGAGCACGGGGATCTGGCGGGTCGGCGGCGGGTTGAGCTTGGCCAGCCGCGACGCGATGCGGGGCAGGCCGACGGCCAGGTCGTCGAGTCGGCTGCCTGCGGTGCCGAACTCGTAGCCGTACTCGTCGTAGTCCTTCTGCTTCCAGCCCGAGCCGATGCCCAGGATCAGCCTGCCGTCGCTGATGTGGTCGACGGTGCGGGCCATGTCGGCCAGCAGTTCAGGGTTGCGGTAGGAATTGCACGACACCAGCGCCCCGATCTCGATGCGGGATGTCTGCTCGGCCCAGGCGCCCAGCATCGTCCAGCATTCGTAATGAGCACCGTCGGGATCGCCGTAGAGCGGGAAGAAGTGGTCCCAGTTGAAGGCGACGTCGACACCGAGGTCCTCACAGCGACGGACCGCGTCGCGGATATGGCGGTATTGCGGGGAGTGTTGCGGCTGCAGTTGCACGCCGATGCGAATGGGAAAGCTCACCCTTTCAACTTACGTGCGTTTTTCGGCGAGCACCCCGCGAAGGATCTCGATCAGCTTGCCCGGCTGGTCGCTCTGCACCGAGTGCCCGGCGTCTTCGACGATGTGCACGTCGCGGAAACCCGGTGCGTTGCGGGCGAACTCGGCGGCGTCGTCGTCGTTGACGAAGTAGGACTTGGCGCCGCGCACCAGCGTCGTGGGCACCTCGAGCCGGGGCACGTCGTCCCACAGGCCCTCGAACCCCTCACCCTTGCGCATCTCGTCGTAACGCCACGTCCAGGTGCCGTCGTCGAGCCGCTTGGCGTTGTGAAAAACCCCGCGGCGCAACGATTCCCGGTCCCGGTGCGGGGCGGCCGCGACGGTCAGCTCGAGCATCGCCTCGAAGCTTTCGAAGGTCCGCGGGCCCCGCACCAGCGCGACGGTGCCCTTCTGCTCGTCGGTCAGCTCGGTGTGGCGCTCCGGCGCCGACGGGGTCACGTCGACCAGCACCAGCCGGGGCACCAGCGCGGGGGCCGACACCGCCAGCCGCAGCGCCGTCAAACCGCCCAGCGACATCCCGACGACCAGGTCGGCGCCGGGGGCCAGCGCACGCAGCGCCGGTTCGACGGTGACCGCGTTGAGCTTGGGTCCGTAGTCGCCGTCGTCGCGCCACGCCGAGCGGCCGTGACCGGGCAGGTCAAGGGCCAACGCGGGCTCGCCGAGCCCGACGACGACGGTGTCCCAGGTGTGCGCGTTCTGGCCGCCGCCGTGCAGGAACACCACCCGCGGCGCGGCGTCGCCGAACTTCAGCGCGCTGATCGGCCCGGACTCGACCCGGGTGGCCGGCGGCACGGTGTCGACGCCGGCTTGGCGGGCGTTCTCTTTGAGGAAGGTGAACTCGTCGAGAGAGGCCAGTTCGTCGTCCGGGGTTATGTCGCTCACAGAAAAACACTACAAAATGCGAAATGTGGAGCCCCGGCCGCGCTCAGAGCGGGCAGGACTCCACAAATCGCGGGAACGTCAGCCTTCGATGAAGGTTTCCAGCTGCGCGCGCGCAATGTCGTCGGGCAGCTGCTTGGGCGGGCTTTTCATCAGGTAGGCCGAGGCCGCCTCGACGGGGCCGCCGATACCGCGGTCCTTGGCGATCTTGGCCGCGCGCACCGCGTCGATGATCACGCCCGCCGAGTTCGGCGAGTCCCACACCTCGAGCTTGTACTCCAGGTTCAGCGGCACGTCGCCGAAGGCCCGACCCTCGAGGCGCACGTACGCCCACTTGCGGTCGTCGAGCCAGCCGACGTGATCGGACGGGCCGATGTGCACGTCCTTGGTGTTGAACTCGCGCTGCAGGTTGCTCGTGACGGCCTGGGTCTTGGAGATCTTCTTGGACTCCAGGCGCGAACGCTCGAGCATGTTCAGGAAGTCCATGTTGCCGCCGACGTTGAGCTGCATGGTGCGGTCCAGTTGCACGCCGCGGTCCTCGAACAGCTTGGCCATCACGCGGTGGGTGATGGTCGCACCGATCTGGCTCTTGATGTCGTCGCCGACGATCGGCACCCCGGCGTCGGCGAACTTCTTCGCCCAGACCGGATCGCTGGCGATGAACACCGGCAGCGCGTTGACGAACGCCACGCCGGCGTCGATCGCGCACTGGGCGTAGAACTTGTCGGCCTCCTCGGAGCCCACCGGCAGGTAGGACACCAGGACGTCGACGTTGTTCTCCTTGAGCACCGCGACCACGTCGACGGGGTCGACGTCGGACACCTCGATCGTGTCGGCGTAGTACTTGCCGATGCCGTCGAGCGTCGGGCCGCGCTGCACCACGACGTTGGTGGGCGGCACGTCGGCGATCTTGATGGTGTTGTTCTCCGACGCATAGATCGCCTCGGACAGGTCGAAGCCGACCTTCTTGGCGTCCACGTCGAAGGCCGCGACGAACTTCACGTCGCGTACGTGGTACGGGCCGAGTCGCACATGCATGAGGCCGGGTACGGTGGCCGACTCATCGGCGTCCTGGTAGTACTGCACGCCTTGCACCAGCGAGGACGCACAGTTACCCACACCGACAATCGCGACCCGCACGTCCGCGTTTGGTGTCGCCGGCGCGCCGGCTCCGATGTGCTCAGTCATGACACGAACTCTTCCCTTCGTACTAACTCGGTAATGCCTTACGGCTGCACAGGATTGTCTGAGCGCCCCTGGCTTAAATGTTCGGCCGCGATCAACTCGTTGAGCCACTTGACTTCGCGCTCGCTGGATTCCAACCCGAGCTGGTGAAGCTGGCGGGTGTACCGGTCGATCGAGCTGCTCGCCCGCGCAACTGCTTCACGCAGGCCTTCACGGCGTTCCTCTACCTGACGACGGCGTCCTTCGAGGATGCGCATCCTGGCCTCGGCCGGGGTGCGGTTGAAAAACGCAAGGTGGACGCCGAACCCGTCGTCGGAGTAATTCTGCGGACCGGTGTCTGCCACCAGTTCGGCGAACCGCTGCTTACCGGAATCGGTAAGCCGGTAGACGCGCCGAGCGCGACGCATCTTCGGGGATCCATCCGGTGCCGGATCTTCCACGATCAGCCCGTCGGTCTGCATCCGGCGCAGTGCCGGGTACAGCGAGCCGTAGGAAAACGCGCGGAACGCCCCGAGCAGTCCCGTCAACCTCTTGCGTAGTTCGTAGCCGTGCATCGGCGACTCCAGCAGGAGTCCCAGGATGGCCAGTTCGAGCACCGGGGACACCTCCTCCTAGAATTCGAGCTCGCCCGTTACGACGGTCCAACACCTCGGCTCATAGTATCGCGCCGATATATTCGACGCGAATTGCGGGTGACCGCGATGTGAACCCCACCGGTCCACCGGGCGCCTGGCCCAACCGCGGAAAAGGCGTCGCTGTCAGGACGGATAGTTGATCCGCTTGACCCTGCCGTCGGGCGCCATCTCGATGTAGCCGCTGCCGTAATCGCTGGAAACGTAGACCGAGACCGACAGCTCACCCGGAGTGGTCGGGTCGCGGCTGGGATCGATGGTCAGGTAGGTGCTCGTCACGTCCGCGGGTTTGATGCCCAGCGTTTCCGGCGCCCCGCGAAGCACGCCGACGATCGTCTTGGTGTCGAACTTGCTCAGGTCCACCAGGGTGGCGTCGGTGCTCTTGGAACTCGACGACGGGTCGTCCCAGCCGCCGCGGTAGGAGTAGTTGAGCTCGCGCCGGTCTTCGGCCGGGTCCGGCCGGCTCAGCGAGGCGTAGTCGGGATAGACAGTCAACCGGTAGCCGGTGGTGTCGCCGAACCGCTGCTTCATCTGCTCGATGAGCCCGGTCAGTCCGCCCAGCGAGTGCAGTTGTCTGGGCGGGGTGAGTACGACGGGCGCGATGCCGTCGGGCTGGGCGCCGGGGTCGGCGGTGGCGTTCAGCGGCGACGACGGGCTGCCGAACAGTCCCCAGCCGACCGCGATGCCGACCACCACCAGCACCCCGGCGATCGCGGCCCGGATGCCCCAGTTGACCGGCTGGGGGACCTGCCGGTTGACCACCTTGGTGATCATCGGCACCTGCGGCGACTTGGCGTTCTGCAGATCGGTGACCAGATCCTGCAGTTGGCCCAGCGTCGAGGCGGCAGTGGCGGATTTCACGCGTTCGCCGTGCTCGGTCATCGACAGCTGGCCGTCAGCCAGGGCGGTGTCGAGAATCTGGCACGTCTCGGCGCGGTCGCTGTCTTTGGCGCGCATTCCCGACGTCCGCCACGCTGAGCTGCCCGAAGCCACGAGCACGATCGTAAAAGATGGTTTTCGATTGTTTTCGACGTTGCGGCGGGAAGCACGTCGCGCCTCAGTCCCGGCGGCACCGACGTACTCTGGTCTCCGTGCGATTGCAGCGACAGGTGGTGGACTACGCCCTTCGGCGACGGTCCCTGCTGGCGGAGGTTTACTCGGGGCGCACCGGCGTCTCCGAGGTTTGTGACGCCAACCCCTATCTGCTGCGAGCCGCGAAGTTCCATGGGAAGCCCAGTTCGGTGATGTGCCCGATCTGCCGCAAGGAACAGCTGACCTTGGTGTCGTGGGTTTTCGGTGACCACCTGGGCGCGGTGTCCGGGTCGGCGCGCACCGCTGAGGAGTTGGTCCTGCTGGCGTCCCGCTACGACGAATTTTCGGTACACGTGGTGGAGGTATGCCGCACCTGCAGTTGGAATCACCTGGTCAAGTCGTATGTCCTCGGCGCTGTCCCGCCGACGGGCCCGTCTCGGGGGAGGCGGGCCTCGCGGGGCACCCAGACGGCGCGCGGTCGTGCGCGCACGGCCAGTGAATAG
This region includes:
- a CDS encoding PadR family transcriptional regulator: MLELAILGLLLESPMHGYELRKRLTGLLGAFRAFSYGSLYPALRRMQTDGLIVEDPAPDGSPKMRRARRVYRLTDSGKQRFAELVADTGPQNYSDDGFGVHLAFFNRTPAEARMRILEGRRRQVEERREGLREAVARASSSIDRYTRQLHQLGLESSEREVKWLNELIAAEHLSQGRSDNPVQP
- a CDS encoding LLM class F420-dependent oxidoreductase, producing the protein MSFPIRIGVQLQPQHSPQYRHIRDAVRRCEDLGVDVAFNWDHFFPLYGDPDGAHYECWTMLGAWAEQTSRIEIGALVSCNSYRNPELLADMARTVDHISDGRLILGIGSGWKQKDYDEYGYEFGTAGSRLDDLAVGLPRIASRLAKLNPPPTRQIPVLIGGEGEKKTLRLVARHADIWHTFSGSAGYARKAEILAQHCSDVSRDPDAIERSAGVSGKTIDALIAEADALADLGVTLLTVGANGPDYDLAEAEALCRWRDRRQS
- a CDS encoding inositol-3-phosphate synthase; translation: MTEHIGAGAPATPNADVRVAIVGVGNCASSLVQGVQYYQDADESATVPGLMHVRLGPYHVRDVKFVAAFDVDAKKVGFDLSEAIYASENNTIKIADVPPTNVVVQRGPTLDGIGKYYADTIEVSDVDPVDVVAVLKENNVDVLVSYLPVGSEEADKFYAQCAIDAGVAFVNALPVFIASDPVWAKKFADAGVPIVGDDIKSQIGATITHRVMAKLFEDRGVQLDRTMQLNVGGNMDFLNMLERSRLESKKISKTQAVTSNLQREFNTKDVHIGPSDHVGWLDDRKWAYVRLEGRAFGDVPLNLEYKLEVWDSPNSAGVIIDAVRAAKIAKDRGIGGPVEAASAYLMKSPPKQLPDDIARAQLETFIEG
- a CDS encoding alpha/beta fold hydrolase, whose translation is MSDITPDDELASLDEFTFLKENARQAGVDTVPPATRVESGPISALKFGDAAPRVVFLHGGGQNAHTWDTVVVGLGEPALALDLPGHGRSAWRDDGDYGPKLNAVTVEPALRALAPGADLVVGMSLGGLTALRLAVSAPALVPRLVLVDVTPSAPERHTELTDEQKGTVALVRGPRTFESFEAMLELTVAAAPHRDRESLRRGVFHNAKRLDDGTWTWRYDEMRKGEGFEGLWDDVPRLEVPTTLVRGAKSYFVNDDDAAEFARNAPGFRDVHIVEDAGHSVQSDQPGKLIEILRGVLAEKRT
- a CDS encoding DUF5318 domain-containing protein encodes the protein MRLQRQVVDYALRRRSLLAEVYSGRTGVSEVCDANPYLLRAAKFHGKPSSVMCPICRKEQLTLVSWVFGDHLGAVSGSARTAEELVLLASRYDEFSVHVVEVCRTCSWNHLVKSYVLGAVPPTGPSRGRRASRGTQTARGRARTASE
- a CDS encoding DUF1707 SHOCT-like domain-containing protein — its product is MASGSSAWRTSGMRAKDSDRAETCQILDTALADGQLSMTEHGERVKSATAASTLGQLQDLVTDLQNAKSPQVPMITKVVNRQVPQPVNWGIRAAIAGVLVVVGIAVGWGLFGSPSSPLNATADPGAQPDGIAPVVLTPPRQLHSLGGLTGLIEQMKQRFGDTTGYRLTVYPDYASLSRPDPAEDRRELNYSYRGGWDDPSSSSKSTDATLVDLSKFDTKTIVGVLRGAPETLGIKPADVTSTYLTIDPSRDPTTPGELSVSVYVSSDYGSGYIEMAPDGRVKRINYPS